A region from the Aliarcobacter thereius LMG 24486 genome encodes:
- a CDS encoding dynamin family protein yields MSLISDYFLLYHGLVFEEEQELNYIDDKLGKDSFTVFALILCAHRKNYTKFINLDSFKGLCRQLDIKSPTNINELNQVQYSIIDIISKNSTKESLDNLHNTFLYLKDENIISNENYSKLTSLFDYKEIKTTKKVDIEDSSKKIAFKDIKDILERILEDLRTQIKNEELKNDLENIETYLNSKKFSIGITGVMSAGKSTMLNALMGKEILGSAVVPETANLTIVKHSKTPSAKVYFWNKQEWNKIENSANSLESMKEFVEETKRVFGSEINNYIKDESKFADVDINNLKSYTSAEHSGKKCNLVKYVELGSDLKFLQDGIEIVDTPGLDDPVIQREEITKEYISKCDIMLHLMNVSQSATLKDVEFIIDAVLYQNITKLLVVITRADTVSKKNLEEVINYTKTSIQRQLKAQNKDSQIDHILSSIKFVAISGHMALLHRTNRADEAINAGYTLEDTGITQIEDYLYDSLFGENSQKGDLLIQSARVQILKLLEKQINILNYEIKLLGKSKDELEKDLNILRDKKAKQERSLFRIKEDISFYKNDAKNYIDSLDTFLQSELIDLQNIIKQRVLNDVKYSLVKDKKRSDEQRVRVIIQTAIKDGIIDIIRDYRYKFIKKSQTIGEQCEQKYHDFGFSIGHKNDNFDARGFFQEDFKSGFLTTSYDVLINLILKETNSAKESKLNELERELQNIIKLQFSPIVEDLQVKAKTLSKKLVEEFFKVLNAPVIAYEQKVKSDEEMLEKELYNFKENDENRAEKSIEIHNKIKKLQDTLTYIKGLNQ; encoded by the coding sequence ATGAGTTTAATTAGTGATTATTTTTTACTTTATCATGGATTAGTTTTTGAAGAAGAGCAAGAGTTAAATTATATAGATGATAAGCTAGGGAAAGATAGCTTTACTGTATTTGCATTAATACTTTGTGCACATAGAAAAAATTATACAAAATTTATAAATCTTGATTCTTTTAAAGGTCTTTGTAGGCAATTGGATATAAAAAGTCCTACAAATATAAATGAATTAAATCAAGTTCAATACTCAATTATTGATATAATCTCAAAAAATAGTACAAAAGAGAGCTTAGATAATCTTCATAATACTTTTTTATATTTAAAAGATGAGAACATAATAAGTAATGAAAACTACTCAAAGCTTACATCTTTATTTGATTATAAAGAGATAAAAACCACTAAAAAAGTTGATATAGAAGATAGTTCTAAGAAAATAGCATTTAAAGATATAAAAGATATATTAGAAAGAATCTTAGAAGATTTAAGAACTCAAATAAAAAATGAAGAGTTAAAGAATGATTTAGAAAATATTGAAACTTATTTAAATAGCAAAAAATTTTCTATTGGAATTACAGGTGTTATGAGTGCAGGTAAATCAACAATGCTAAATGCACTTATGGGAAAAGAGATTCTAGGAAGTGCAGTTGTTCCTGAAACAGCAAATTTAACAATAGTAAAACATAGTAAAACTCCAAGTGCAAAAGTATATTTCTGGAATAAACAAGAGTGGAATAAAATAGAAAATAGTGCAAATAGTTTAGAATCTATGAAAGAGTTTGTGGAAGAGACAAAAAGAGTTTTTGGGAGTGAAATAAATAACTATATTAAAGATGAATCAAAATTTGCTGATGTTGATATAAATAATCTTAAATCATATACATCAGCTGAACATAGTGGAAAAAAATGTAATCTTGTAAAATATGTTGAACTTGGTAGTGATTTGAAATTTTTGCAAGATGGAATAGAAATAGTTGATACACCAGGTCTTGATGATCCAGTTATTCAAAGAGAAGAGATTACAAAAGAGTATATAAGCAAGTGTGATATTATGCTTCATTTGATGAATGTTTCTCAAAGTGCAACTTTAAAAGATGTTGAATTTATAATTGATGCAGTTTTATATCAAAATATAACAAAACTTTTAGTTGTAATTACAAGAGCAGATACTGTTAGTAAAAAAAATCTTGAAGAAGTTATAAACTATACAAAAACATCAATACAAAGACAACTAAAAGCACAAAATAAAGATTCTCAAATAGATCATATTTTGAGTAGTATAAAATTTGTTGCAATATCTGGACATATGGCATTACTTCATAGAACAAATAGAGCAGATGAAGCAATAAACGCAGGATATACTCTTGAAGATACAGGAATAACACAAATAGAAGATTATCTATATGATTCTTTATTTGGAGAAAACTCACAAAAAGGTGATCTTCTTATACAGTCAGCAAGAGTTCAAATATTAAAATTATTAGAAAAACAAATTAATATTTTAAATTATGAAATAAAACTACTTGGTAAATCAAAAGATGAACTAGAAAAAGATTTAAATATTTTAAGAGATAAAAAGGCAAAACAAGAGAGATCACTATTTAGAATAAAAGAGGATATTAGTTTTTATAAGAATGATGCAAAAAACTATATTGATTCATTGGATACTTTTTTACAAAGTGAGCTGATTGATCTTCAAAATATAATAAAACAAAGAGTTTTAAATGATGTTAAATATAGTTTAGTAAAAGATAAAAAAAGATCAGATGAACAAAGAGTAAGAGTTATTATTCAAACTGCTATAAAAGATGGAATAATAGATATTATTAGAGATTATAGATATAAATTTATAAAAAAATCTCAAACTATTGGAGAACAATGTGAACAAAAATATCATGATTTTGGCTTTAGCATAGGACATAAAAATGATAATTTTGATGCAAGAGGTTTTTTTCAAGAGGATTTTAAAAGTGGTTTTTTAACAACAAGTTATGATGTTTTAATAAACTTAATTTTAAAAGAGACAAATAGTGCAAAAGAGTCAAAATTAAATGAACTTGAAAGAGAACTTCAAAATATTATAAAATTACAATTTTCTCCAATTGTAGAAGATTTGCAAGTAAAAGCAAAAACACTTAGTAAAAAACTAGTTGAAGAGTTCTTTAAAGTTTTAAATGCACCAGTTATTGCATATGAACAAAAAGTAAAAAGTGATGAAGAGATGCTTGAAAAAGAGCTTTATAATTTTAAAGAGAATGATGAAAATAGAGCTGAAAAATCAATTGAAATTCACAATAAGATTAAGAAATTGCAGGATACTTTAACATATATAAAAGGATTAAATCAATGA
- a CDS encoding fumarate reductase iron-sulfur subunit — protein MSTQNGREITISVLKYNPRSKVSKPHFVDYKLEETPGMTLFIALTQIREFYDPDLSFDFVCRAGICGSCGMMVNGKPALACRTLIANYPKGKLQLMPMPAFELIKDLSVNTGKWMDSMSKRVESWVHTNEEINIAKMEERVEPKVANDTFELDRCIECGICVASCGTMLMRPNFVGPVGLNRVARFEIDPHDNRTAEDFYELIGDDDGVFGCMSLMACEDHCPKHLPLQEKIAYLRRKLVALR, from the coding sequence ATGAGTACGCAAAACGGTAGAGAAATTACAATTTCAGTTCTAAAATATAATCCAAGAAGTAAGGTTTCAAAGCCTCACTTTGTTGATTATAAATTAGAAGAAACACCAGGTATGACTCTTTTTATTGCATTAACACAAATAAGAGAGTTTTATGATCCAGATTTATCATTTGACTTTGTTTGTAGAGCTGGAATTTGTGGAAGTTGTGGAATGATGGTAAATGGAAAACCAGCATTAGCTTGTAGAACACTTATAGCAAACTATCCAAAAGGAAAACTACAATTAATGCCAATGCCAGCTTTTGAACTAATCAAAGATTTATCGGTAAATACTGGTAAATGGATGGATAGTATGAGTAAAAGAGTTGAGTCTTGGGTTCATACAAATGAAGAGATTAACATTGCAAAAATGGAAGAGAGAGTTGAACCAAAAGTTGCAAATGATACATTTGAATTGGACAGATGTATTGAGTGTGGTATTTGTGTTGCTTCTTGTGGAACAATGTTAATGAGACCAAATTTTGTTGGTCCAGTTGGATTAAATAGAGTTGCAAGATTTGAAATAGATCCACATGATAACAGAACTGCTGAAGATTTCTATGAATTAATTGGAGATGATGATGGAGTATTTGGTTGTATGTCATTAATGGCGTGTGAAGACCATTGTCCAAAGCATTTACCTTTACAAGAAAAAATTGCATACTTAAGAAGAAAATTAGTAGCACTAAGATAA
- a CDS encoding fumarate reductase flavoprotein subunit, which translates to MKIIYCDALVVGGGLAGLRAAVATQKKGLSTIVLSLVPVKRSHSAAAQGGMQASLGNSKMSDGDNEDLHFEDTVKGSDWGCDQEVARMFVHTAPKAIRELAAWGVPWSRVEKGTREAVINAKKTTITEDDDRHGLITSRDFGGTKKWRTCYTADATGHTMLFGVANEALKHDVDIRDRKEAISLIHEAGRCYGAVVRDLITGEIEAYVAKGTCIATGGYGRIFKQTTNAVICEGIGAAIALETGIATLGNMEAVQFHPTPIVPSGILLTEGCRGDGGILRDVDGHRFMPDYEPEKKELASRDVVSRRMIEHIRNGKGVPSPYGHHVWLDISILGREHIEKNLRDVQEICQIFNGIDPADEGPKGWAPVLPMQHYSMGGIRTKATGESQNLAGLFACGEAACWDMHGFNRLGGNSVSETVVAGMIIGNYFADYCLENDVTIPTSVVQKFVDEQEAYMDELLSYNGNEDIFKIKNRMKQLMDDKVGIFRSGEPLKEAVEELKELLQKTKQINIKSKEKSGNPELEEAYRVPKMLKVALCVAKGARDRTESRGAHYREDYLLRDDKNWLNRTLTSWPSKDAIEPTITYEALDIMKMEMPPAFRGYGAKGMIIEHDNSAIRQSQVDEIREKMETEGKDRHEIQHALMPFDLPMNYKEKNERAGDK; encoded by the coding sequence ATGAAAATCATTTACTGTGATGCATTAGTTGTTGGTGGTGGATTAGCAGGACTTAGAGCTGCTGTTGCTACACAAAAAAAAGGTTTAAGTACAATAGTTTTATCATTGGTTCCAGTAAAAAGATCACATAGTGCTGCTGCTCAAGGTGGTATGCAAGCAAGTTTAGGTAATTCTAAAATGTCTGATGGAGACAATGAAGATTTACACTTTGAAGATACTGTAAAAGGTTCTGACTGGGGATGTGACCAAGAAGTAGCTAGAATGTTCGTTCATACTGCTCCAAAAGCTATTAGAGAACTTGCAGCTTGGGGTGTGCCTTGGTCAAGAGTTGAAAAAGGTACTAGAGAAGCAGTTATTAATGCTAAAAAAACAACTATAACTGAAGATGATGATAGACATGGATTAATCACTTCAAGAGATTTTGGTGGTACTAAAAAGTGGAGAACATGTTATACAGCAGATGCAACAGGACATACAATGTTATTTGGTGTTGCAAATGAAGCTTTAAAACATGATGTTGATATTAGAGATAGAAAAGAAGCAATTAGTTTAATTCACGAAGCTGGAAGATGTTATGGAGCAGTTGTTAGAGATTTAATAACTGGTGAAATTGAAGCTTATGTTGCAAAAGGTACATGTATTGCTACTGGTGGATATGGAAGAATATTTAAACAAACTACAAATGCTGTTATTTGTGAAGGTATTGGAGCCGCTATTGCACTTGAAACTGGAATTGCTACATTAGGAAATATGGAAGCAGTACAATTTCACCCAACACCAATTGTACCATCAGGTATTTTACTAACTGAAGGTTGTAGAGGAGATGGTGGTATTTTAAGAGATGTAGATGGACATAGATTTATGCCAGATTATGAGCCAGAGAAAAAAGAACTTGCTTCAAGAGACGTTGTTTCAAGAAGAATGATTGAACATATTAGAAATGGAAAAGGGGTACCTTCACCATATGGTCACCACGTTTGGTTAGATATTTCTATTTTAGGAAGAGAACATATTGAAAAGAACTTAAGAGATGTTCAAGAAATTTGTCAAATTTTTAATGGTATTGATCCAGCTGATGAAGGTCCAAAAGGATGGGCACCAGTTCTTCCAATGCAACACTACTCAATGGGTGGAATCAGAACAAAAGCAACTGGTGAGTCTCAAAACTTAGCAGGGTTATTTGCTTGTGGTGAAGCTGCTTGTTGGGATATGCACGGATTTAATAGATTAGGTGGAAACTCAGTATCTGAAACAGTTGTTGCTGGTATGATTATTGGTAACTATTTTGCTGATTATTGTTTAGAAAATGATGTAACAATTCCAACTTCTGTTGTTCAAAAATTTGTTGATGAGCAAGAAGCTTACATGGATGAGTTATTATCTTACAATGGAAATGAAGATATCTTCAAAATCAAAAATAGAATGAAACAACTAATGGATGATAAAGTTGGTATTTTTAGAAGTGGTGAGCCATTAAAAGAAGCAGTTGAAGAGTTAAAAGAGCTACTACAAAAAACTAAACAAATCAATATTAAATCAAAAGAAAAAAGTGGAAATCCAGAGCTTGAGGAAGCATATAGAGTTCCAAAAATGTTAAAAGTAGCACTTTGTGTTGCTAAAGGTGCAAGAGATAGAACAGAATCAAGAGGTGCTCATTATAGAGAAGATTATCTTTTAAGAGATGATAAAAACTGGTTAAATAGAACTCTTACTTCTTGGCCATCAAAAGATGCAATTGAACCAACTATTACATATGAAGCATTAGATATTATGAAAATGGAAATGCCTCCAGCATTTAGAGGATATGGTGCTAAAGGTATGATTATTGAGCATGATAACTCAGCTATAAGACAATCACAAGTTGATGAAATTAGAGAAAAAATGGAAACAGAAGGTAAAGATAGACATGAAATCCAACATGCTTTAATGCCATTTGATTTACCAATGAACTATAAAGAGAAAAATGAAAGAGCGGGAGATAAATAA
- a CDS encoding fumarate reductase cytochrome b subunit, whose amino-acid sequence MSDLIEGYLGKTVEGRKSRLPAKLDFIQSVTGGFLALFMWAHMMLVASILVSEEFMYQVTKLLEGSFIFEGGNPLLVSIVAIVIFVIFIVHAALGMRKLPGNFKQYQVIKAHAKSMKHDDTKLWFIQAYTGFAMFFLASIHLYVIMTHPDQIGPYESSARVWEEYMWPLYILLLLAVEFHGTIGLYRLCVKWGWFDGENPKATRKALKKLKWALTVFFLVLGFASLAAYMKIGYENHKNGVDRGSYKPTAQIMNYELKTKSVGGIA is encoded by the coding sequence ATGAGTGACCTAATAGAGGGTTATTTAGGGAAAACGGTAGAAGGAAGAAAGAGCAGACTTCCAGCAAAACTTGATTTTATTCAAAGTGTTACTGGAGGATTTTTAGCTTTATTTATGTGGGCACATATGATGCTTGTTGCATCTATTTTAGTGTCAGAAGAGTTTATGTATCAAGTTACAAAACTTCTTGAGGGAAGTTTTATATTTGAAGGTGGAAATCCACTTTTAGTATCGATAGTTGCAATTGTAATTTTTGTAATTTTTATTGTTCATGCTGCTTTAGGTATGAGAAAATTACCAGGTAACTTTAAACAGTACCAAGTAATAAAAGCTCATGCAAAAAGTATGAAACACGATGATACAAAACTTTGGTTTATACAAGCATATACAGGTTTTGCTATGTTCTTCTTAGCATCAATTCACTTATATGTTATTATGACGCATCCAGATCAAATCGGACCTTATGAAAGTAGTGCAAGAGTGTGGGAAGAGTATATGTGGCCACTATATATTTTACTTTTATTAGCAGTTGAATTTCACGGAACAATTGGTCTTTATAGACTATGTGTAAAATGGGGTTGGTTTGATGGTGAAAATCCAAAAGCTACTAGAAAAGCACTAAAAAAATTAAAATGGGCTTTAACTGTATTTTTCCTAGTACTAGGTTTCGCTTCACTTGCGGCTTATATGAAAATAGGGTATGAAAATCATAAAAATGGTGTTGATAGAGGTTCATATAAACCAACTGCACAAATTATGAATTATGAATTAAAAACTAAAAGTGTTGGAGGAATAGCATAA